In Triticum aestivum cultivar Chinese Spring unplaced genomic scaffold, IWGSC CS RefSeq v2.1 scaffold89392, whole genome shotgun sequence, the genomic window AATCCACAGACCCCTATTCCAGGTGCCTTTTTCAGTCTCAGCAGATGAGAAGACGGATCAAAATGCAAAGAGAAAGAGAAAACAGAGGAAAAAACAGAGCTACCGGGCAGAAGCAGAGGGTGTGTAAGTTCAGGGCGAGGGAGGGGTTGATGAACTGCCACGCTAGCTTTTTTTTAGACAAACTACCAAACTAGCTAATCTGCCTTGCTAGTACCTGCCTAGAGCCGGGTAATCCATGGCAGCAGGTTCTTGGACATGGAGGCGCCCGGTGTAGGCGTCCTCGCCGACCTTGTTTTGCCACGTGGGAAGCTTCGGCGCCTCGAGGTCGGCCTTGTGTTGCGGGTAGGCGGCGTAACCGCCGCGGCCACCGGCGCCGTCGTCGTAGGCCTTGTGCCCGGCCTCGTCGACTGCGGCGGGCGGCTGGTTGTGGTACGCCACCTGCAGCGCCGCTTTGTGGTCAGCGGCGCCACCGTTGTAGGCGCTCCCGTGGTTCCCTCTGCGTTCGCGGCCACGAAGGCCACCGCTGTGCTCGTTGTTGCGATTGGGCCGCTCGCCGCCGTAGTCGTCCGTCCTTCCGCCGCCAAAACAGGAGCCGAACTCGAAGCACATTCTCAGGCCACTGAGGAGGCGAGGAGACGGGAGGCTACTGGCTGGATTACTGGACTAGTGTTATTGTTGATGCTCCGAAATGACAGTGCAGGGAGTGGGTTTATATATAATCTGGATCTCGTGTGGTGGGACGCAACGTGTATGCGAGGTCTTGGAAAACCGAGTAATCCTGTTCGCACTTCACAAGTCGATCTTCACAAGTGGTAGTGTTGGTGGTATGTCCGGGTCGTGCTCCCCCAACCCAAGTCAACCACCTTGCGAATCTAGGGATCAGAGGGAAGGCACCCCGCGAGAGATGAGCGTGTGGGGGGCTACGAGAGCGATGACTCGTGGCGGGCGGCGGCAGCATCGACGATCGATCCCGAGGCAGGCAAAGATGCCGCGGACAGTACTGTTTGGGCGGAGGCTGGTTGGTCTTGTTGTTAGAAGTATAATTATGTTTAAGTTAGAGATTAGGAGTTAGAGATAGGATTGGTTTAAACCATGTACGACTTGTCTCCTACTCTAAGTCTGTTTTACATATTGTACTCTATATATATCCCACACCTGGGTCTGATCAATACAACAACAGAATTATTAGTCATCCTATAATTTCTACATGGTATAAGAGCCATTAGACCAACGTCGCTAGATCCTTGGTCCTTCCACCACTTTCGCAGCGCGCCGCCCTCGGGGAGATCAATCTCCTCTCCCCGGGGGCGCGGCACCCGATCAATCAAAGATTAGATCGGTCACGTAGTTTTAGATTCAATTTTTCGAGTTCAGAATCAATAGATCAATTCCTTAGCTACATTCGATCAATTCCTTTTAGCCGCAAAATAAAAACTCTAAATCTACCCTCAAAATTCCGGTGAAAATCAAGCTTTGATTGGTGTACACGATGGTAGGGCACGTTGTCGACCGTTGGGGGACGCAGTCACCGATAGACTGCGGCTTACCAGGCTGCGGCTTCTCAGGCGGAGACGGCGCACCGGCCAGCAGCAGGGATCAAGATCACTCCCGTTTGGATCACGGGAGGGTGGACTCTCGCACGCGGATCTCCGGGCCAACACCTCCAGTACGCGGCTCGACATGTCTGCAGCTCCATCAACCCGCATGACCTCCAGGGACGGCCCCGCACGCACACGCGCCCTCAAGCGGCAGCAGTTCCAGGTACAGGACGAGTCACTCCCAGTAATTCATCACGCAGATGCACCATCAAGCTTCACATACATGCAGGGCACGACCAAGTGTGTGCTGATGGATATGAGCATGCTACGATCGAGCTCCAACCAGATAGCATCGGCATCGAGCTTCTTCGGGACCCGGCTCCATGCGTCTTCAGCTTCATCGACCCGTGCAATGTCCAGCATCAGCATCTCACGCACGCAGCGTCAATCAGCAGCAGTTCCTGCGGCACATCTACTCCAACACGGAGGGGTGCAGCTAGCCGAACACATTTACACCGAGCCGACCTGCTGTAACTGCATCGACATCTACACTAATCTGACACATCGATCCACACCGAGTGATCTGTATCAATATTCGACGATCCGAGCCGAACTACATCAATATTCGACCACACGGCTATGTCTACAGCAACTCAtcggcaacaactccagtcaacagcgtCCGTGTAGTCGTCCACGCCACTCCCGttgtgactgcgggagggaataCAGGAGTAggcaggaaggcaccagaagagGACGCAGTCACCGCCCTAGGTGCCAACCCATCAGAGAAGGGCAAGACTTCAAATTCAGTCGTACTCGTCCGCTTCACTCTCGCTACGACAGAGGGGGAATGTTAGAAGTATAATTATGTTTAAGTTAGAGATTAGGAGCTAGAGATAGGATTGGTTTAAAC contains:
- the LOC123176781 gene encoding uncharacterized protein, giving the protein MCFEFGSCFGGGRTDDYGGERPNRNNEHSGGLRGRERRGNHGSAYNGGAADHKAALQVAYHNQPPAAVDEAGHKAYDDGAGGRGGYAAYPQHKADLEAPKLPTWQNKVGEDAYTGRLHVQEPAAMDYPALGRY